The DNA region GTAAGTTTCATCAAAACGTAACGGTTTCCTTCCCTAACAAAGACAACCTCGTCCCCTGCCTTGATTCCAAGCGCCTCCCTAACGTCCTTGGGTATGGTGACTTGGTATTTCTTCGTGACAATTGGCATTATCTCCACCAGAAAAGTATTACTGGCTTCTCTTAATAACCCTTTGGATCACTTTAATAAACATCTGATAGAGCATACTAGGGGGTCACCATGAAGGTTTATCACCTCTACTCCGGCGGAAAGGACTCCAGTTTAGGCGCGTGGATTTTAGCTAAGCTCGGCTACGACGTGGAACTCGTAACGGTGAGCTTTGGAATTCTCGATAACTGGAAGTACGCGAGGGAAACGGCCGAGAGGCTGGGCTTCAGGCACAGGGTAGTCTACCTTCCCGAAGAAATCCTTGAAAGGGCGAGCGAGATGGCGATAAGAGACGGTCATCCCAACAACGCCATACAGTTCATCCACGAGAGGGCTTTGGAGACACTCGCCTCAATGCCCGAAGTTGAGAGGGTAAGCGATGGGACGCGGAGAGACGACAGGGTTCCCTACCTGGATTTGCCCAAGGCCCGCTCGCTAGAGGACCGCTTTGGCGTTGCCTACATAAGGCCCCTCCTCGGCCTCGGCTACAAGACGATACGCGAGCTGACCGAAAAGCTCTTCGTCGTCGAGATAAAGGAGAGCGAAGAGCTCGAAAAAGCGGACTACGAGGTCGAGCTACGGCACCTCCTCAGGGAGAAGGGAATAGACCCGCTGGAGATATTTCCAAAGAGGCACTACCAGTCAAGGGTTTTGGGGTGGAGAAAAGAAATCAGAGCTCAAGGCTGAGCCTTCTAACCACGGGATTCTCAGCCTCTTCCGGGCTTATCTCCTCGATGCTCTCAATCCATATCTTGGTCCTTGGAACGCGGTGCTTGCTCCCAATCTCGGAGTAAACGAGCTCCTCCACGTGCTCG from Thermococcus sp. includes:
- a CDS encoding AbrB/MazE/SpoVT family DNA-binding domain-containing protein, with the protein product MPIVTKKYQVTIPKDVREALGIKAGDEVVFVREGNRYVLMKLT
- a CDS encoding asparagine synthase-related protein, with translation MKVYHLYSGGKDSSLGAWILAKLGYDVELVTVSFGILDNWKYARETAERLGFRHRVVYLPEEILERASEMAIRDGHPNNAIQFIHERALETLASMPEVERVSDGTRRDDRVPYLDLPKARSLEDRFGVAYIRPLLGLGYKTIRELTEKLFVVEIKESEELEKADYEVELRHLLREKGIDPLEIFPKRHYQSRVLGWRKEIRAQG
- the rpl18a gene encoding 50S ribosomal protein L18Ae, whose translation is MEVKVYRVKGIFQRGKLKQPFTKEYRALKPEHVEELVYSEIGSKHRVPRTKIWIESIEEISPEEAENPVVRRLSLEL